The Gemmatimonadetes bacterium SCN 70-22 genome contains the following window.
CCCCGGCGCGCCGCTCGCACCTTTCGTCGAGGCGAGGCTCTACGCCATCGGCAACGTGGCGATGCACGACGCCCTCAACGCCATCGTCCCGCGCTACGAGCGCTATGCCGACACCGGTCCCCTCATGCCGTCGGCCCACCCCGCCGTCGCCGTCCTCACCGCCGCGCACGATGCGATGCTGGGCGCCGTCCCCGCCGCCCAGGGAGCGGTCGACGCCTGGTACGGCGCCGCGATCACCTCGCTAGGCACCCCGAGCGGCAGCGCCGAAGGCGTGGCCCTCGGCCATCGCGTCGCGGCCGCCATCCTGGCGCGCCGGGCCAACGACGGAACGGCCACCGGCGGCGTCGCGCCGTACACTCCGGGGAGCCACCCCGGCGACTACCAGTTCACCTTCCCGTTCAACACGCCGGCGTTCGACTTCTTCGGCACCGGCGGCTTTGCCGACGCCTCGCTGTGGGGCGCGACGGTCACGCCATTCGTCGTGCAGTCGACGGCGCAGTTCCGGGCACCTCCCCCCTACGGCGCCGTGTCGAACGCCGCCGCCGTCCTCACCGCGCGCTACACCCAGGACTTCCAGGAGATCAAGGCCCTGGGCTGTGCAGCCTGCCCGGCGCGCAGCGCGGAGCAGACGGAGATCGCGCTCTTCTGGGTCGAGAACTCGCCGACGGGGTGGAACCGGATCGCCGGCGTGGTGGCGTCGCAACGACAGCTCGACGCATGGGAGACGGCGCACCTCCTTGCCGTGCTGCAGATGGGTGAGTTCGACTCGTATGCGTCGAGTCTCGAGGCGAAGTACCACTACAACTTCTGGCGTCCCGTGAGCGCGGTGGCGCTGGCGGCGACCGACGGCAACCCGCTCACCGATCCCGATCCGTCGTGGCAGGTGCTCGCCTTCCCCACGCCGCCGGTCCCCGATTACCCCAGCGCCCATGCCACCGCCGGCGGCACCGGCGCCGCCATCATCGAGGCGTTGGTTCCCGGACGGGGGCCGGCCATCGCCACCACCAGCGGGTCGCTCCCGCTCGTGACGCGTCGCTTCGCGACCGTCGCCGACGCCGCGCGCGAGAATGCCGATTCGCGCGTGTACGTCGGCTATCACTTCCGCCTGGCGACGGAAGCGGGGCTGACGCAGGGGCGGGAGATCGGCGCCTACGTGGCGGCCAACGCGCTGCGGCGCCTCAGCCGGTGACGGGACGCCGCACCCGAGAGGTACGCGGGTCGGCTCGCCACGCCGGCACGCCTTGACGGGATGCGCCGACGCCGTGGCCGCCACCCGCGTGGCGGCCGCGGTCGCGCCCGGCGCCGTCGCGGGTGCGCAGCAGGGCGGTGCGGGGCAGCGCGGGGAGTAGCGGGGGGTAGCGACGGGGCCGATGCAGCGTTGAATTGGTCACGCTCGCCAGCCGCACGAGCGGGATGCGAAGCTGACGCGCCGCATTCCGCTCACACTCCCCGGACGACAGACATGGGCACGAACCGACTCGAAGCCTTCAGCGACGGCGTGATCGCGATCATCATCACGATCATGGTGCTGGAGCTGAAGGTGCCGCACGGCGTCACCCTCGACACGCTCGCCCCGCTCGCGCCCGTGTTCATGAGCTACGTGCTGAGCTTCATCTACATCGGGATCTACTGGAACAATCACCACCACATGCTCCACACCTGCGCCCGGGTGACTGGGGGGATGCTGTGGGCCAACCTGCACCTCCTCTTCTGGCTGTCGCTCTTTCCGTTCGTCACCGGCTGGATGGGTGAGAATCACTTCGCCGCGGTCCCGACCGCGCTGTATGGCGGGGTGCTCCTGGCGGCGGCGATCGCGTATTGGGTGCTGCAGCGGGTCATCATCGCCGCCCAGGGTCCCGCCTCGCCGCTCAAGGCCGCCATCGGCAGCGACTGGAAGGGAAAGCTTTCCCCCGCCCTGTACCTGCTGGCCATCGTCTCCACGTTCTTCTGGTCCAGCGTGGCCCAGGTGCTCTACGTGGCGGTGGCCTTGATGTGGCTCGTCCCCGATCGCCGCATCGAGCGGTCGTTGCACGGTCGCGGGGCCCACGTGCCCGGGGGCAACCCGCATGGCCGCGAGACGGCGCACGACGCCGACGCGTCTCGTTAGGTGAACCGGCGTGCCGGCGCGGGGGTCAGCCTTCGTCGCCGCCGCCAAGCTCCTCGTGATGCGCCTCGGCGTCGCGCCCAACCCCTGGCGCCCTGCCCCGCGCGTGGAGCATCTCGCGACGCTCGCCCCGCCTCGCCAGCAGCAACGCCCCGGTTGCGGCCGTGGCGCCGCCGAGGGTCGTGAGCCCCAACACGAAGACGGGGAGCCCGTTCGACACGCCAATGCTCCCCAGCAGGAGGCCGGCCGCCGCCCCCCACGCGGCGAAGCGCGGCAGCGAGAACTGGTCCAGGCGGCGTCGCCCCCCGGCCAGCATGAGCACCGCGGCGAAGATCACCCCCCCATGAAGCCGGGAATGGCCAGCGTCTGCGGCCACATGTCGACGCGCGACGCGAAGGGGAGCAGGCCGGGGAAGACGTTGTCGACCAGTTCGATCACGCCGCCGGCCAGCGCCCCCACGACCGCCCAGATCACCCCCATGCCGACCACGCCGCGCGCGCGTCTCAGCCAACGATTCACGATTCCTCCCGGCGCAGGCAGACGACCCAGCAGTGGCCCCCTGCCACTTTGCATCGCAAAGTAGCTGTCGCGCCCGCGCGCCGCAACGCCGCCCGAAGCCGCGATACGCCCCGCGCGCACTCTTGCCCTCCGCCGCGGCCAGCCCCTAACGTTGACCGGGTCGGCGAAGACCCGGGAGCGGGAGCGCCATGACACGATTGCTGGTGCTCGCAGGGACGACGGCCGGGAGCGCGCTGGGCTGGTGGGCCGGCGCGCACGTCGGGATCATGACGGCCTTCTTCGTCAGCATGGTCGGCTTCGGCGCGGGGATGTGGGGGGGACGCCGGCTCGCGCAGCGCTGGGGGGCGTAACCCCGTCCCCCGACGCGCCCTCACCCGTCAACTGGACACTTCGTCGCCTGGTCCGATGCGGCTCCCGCAGACCCTCCTGGCCGGCGCCACCTTCCTTGGCGCGGCGAACGCGATTCGCCAGGCCTTCTTCGCCACCGCCGACATTTCCCCGGCGCTCGCGGGGCTCTCCGCGGTGGCGTCGATCTCCGCCGCCGCCGCCTGGTACGCGCTGCACCGGCGACATCGCTTGACGTCGCATGCGCTGGCGCTCTTCGCCGGCATCCTCCCGGCCGCCACGGTCGTCGGCTCCGAACTCCTGTTGGGCGACGCCCTCCCGCTCCCCGAGCGTCTCCCGGGTTACCTCCTCGCCGTGGCGGTCGGCGCCGCCGCCTGGCGCGGCGGGCGCGCCCAGCTGCGGGAGGCGGCCCGGGAGGGCGCCATACCGATCGCCACGGCGCCGTCGCTCCCTCCCGCCGACGCGCCACCGGCAGTGGCGGCGCCAGGGTTCCCCTTCACCCCCCGGGTACGGGCGCGTGCCGAGCGGGGGCGCGACGCCTAACGTGACACGACGCCGGCGGTGAACGCCATGGCCGCCCGAGCGCCCGCGCGCTCCAGGCACCCGCCCCTCGCGGCGGGGCGGCGCTTCCTCGCGTATACGGCCGTCACCGTCCTCCTCGTGCTGGCGTTCGGCGCCTGGAGCGGGAGCGCGGCCCCGCGCATCGAGGCGGGACTCGACACGCCATGGACCGGCGCCGCGGAGCGTATCTTCTGGTACGCGTACCAGCTCTGGTTCCTGGTACTGGCCATCGTCCTCCTTCGTGAGAAGCAGTCGTGAACTGGATCGTCCTCGTCACCGCGGGACTCTTCGAGATCGGGTGGGCCGTGGGGCTCAAGTACACCGAGGGCTTCACCCGCCCCCTCCCCACCCTGGCCACGATGGGGTCGATGATCGTCAGCCTCGGGTTGCTGGGGATCGCCATGAAGTCGCTCCCCCTGGGCACCGCCTACGCGGTCTGGGTCGGCGTCGGCGCCGTCGGGACGGCGGCACTCGGGATCGTCCTCTTCGGCGAGCCGGCCAACGTGATGCGCGTGGTGAGCCTGGGGCTCATCGTCGCGGGGATCATCGGGCTCAAGCTCGCGACGCCGCGCTGAGGGGGCGCAGGCGCCATGCTCCGCGCACCGTGTTCCGTGCTCCGCGCACCGTGTTCCGTGCTCCGCGCTCCGTGCTCCGCGCTCCGTGCGCCGCGCTCCGTGCGCCGTGCGCCGTGCGCCATTCGCCGTGCGCCATTCGCCGTGCGCCCGCGGCACCGCACCAACCGGAACCGTTGCGCGAGCGCAACGCCTCTGGCTCGGCGCCGCGCAAGGCCCTATGGTGGCTGGACGCGCGTGAGCCCTCACGCGCCCACCCACAAGGAGGATCGATGACGGAGCGCTGGCTGACTTCCCTGATCACCGCGACGCCCCAGGAGGGGTTCGAACTCGCCATCACCCTGAGCCGCCGCGGCGTCAAGTACACGCAGCCGGACGTCGACGTCCTCAAGAAGCTGCGCCCGGAATACGCCAACTCCGCCGACGCGCTGACCGCCGCGTCGCACGTCATCGCCATCAACTTCCAGACGGTCGCAGCCGCCAACAACTACTGGCGCGGCTGATCGCCGTTAGGCGGGGGGCGCCACGCACCCGGGCCGCCCCCCGCGCCTGACGGCATTCCACACCTCACGCCGGGGAGGTCGCATGCGACGCACCGAGGTCAACGTCCTCGCCGTCATCGGCGCACTCGCCCTGCTGTCCGCCGTCTCCGCCTTCATCCCGAGGTGGGCGTACCGGGGAATCACGGGGCGCGACATGGGGCCGGGCGACGAGCCGGCGGCGGGGGCCCCGGTCTTCCTGGACCGGGGCGATGGCGTGATCGAGCGCTTCCTGACGGATTCGGCGGGGCGCTTCTCGCTCCCGGTGGCGTTTCACCAGGTGGAACGCGCCAGCGTCCTGATCTGCGTCCCCGGCGGTGTGCCGCACGTGGCGACGCGGAGTCGCCACATGATCGGGCCCGCAAGGTTCAACTACACCCCGCAATCGACCGATAGGGCGTGGCCGGCGCGCCGCTTCGGGTGGCGCGGACCGATTCCCCGCGCGTGCCACGCGGACTCGGCGTACTTCTGGCGGCTCCCGCCCGGGGCGGGGGCGGAGCCGATGGCGGTTTCGACGAGTGAGCCGGATTGGGGGCGCGACGCCCCGCCGAAGTAGCGCGCCCCCGCGGCCGCGGCCACGCCGCCATGCGGGACATCGGACGGCGCTGACGCGATATTCCGCCGCATGCTGAGACAGTTCAACCTCGCGCTCCGCTTCGTGCTCGAAGTCTGCGCCCTCGGCGCCCTCGCGCTGTGGGGCGCGCGGCAGGGAGACGGGCGCGCGCGTGGCGTCGCGCTTTCGATCGCGCTCCCCGTGGCGGTGGCGACCTTCTGGGGGCTGTTCGTGTCACCGAGGGCGCGGTTCGGCTTGCCGCGGGCGTTGCGCCTGCTGCTCGGCCTCGGGGTGTTCCTGGCGGCGGCGACGGCGCTGGCGGCGGCGGGGCACACCCGGCTCGGCGTGATCTTCGGGGGAATCAGCATCCTGAACAGCGCGCTGACCCATGCGTGGGACGCACCGCATGGGGCCGGAGACCGGCGGACCTAACGCCGCGCCGCAGGGGCCGGGGCGCGCCATCCTCCCCGGAGACGCCACCCGGCGCGAGCGTTGTGACGCGGGTCACATTTGCGCAGGCCGTTCCAGGCGAATCGCGGCTCGAACGTTAGGCGATGTGACCCAGGACACTGGGAGAGTCGTCAATACTGTTGCGTATTGGTACGGTCCCCGTGTTACGGGAACCCGGTGACGCTAGATTTCACCGGCAAGTCCTGCCGCTGCCACTGCGCGGAGGGCCTGTCATACACCACCCGCTTCGCCCGATCGCCCGCTGGGGCGACCCGAACGAGCGCCATCCCCATCCGACCATGCGTCGATACATCCTCTTCCTCACGCTCGCGCTAACGGCGGCATGCAACCGCGAGCCGAAGCTGTACCACGGCGCCGACACCGGCCTCGCCCTCGCGACCTCCGGGCGCCAGAAGGACTCGCTGATCTTCCTCAAGGACTCGCTCCTCGCCGCCAAGCAGCGGCAGATCAGCGAGCAGAGCGCCCTCATCGGCGACGCGGCCACCAGCGCCCGCATCATCTCCGAGATCAGCGGTTCGCTGGCCAAGGTGCGCAACCTCGACGTCAAGCGGGACACGACGCGCCCCGAGACGGGGGTCGGGTCGGTGTCGGGCGAGCTGGCGACGATGCAGAAGAAGGTCGACGCGGTGGTGGCCCGCCTGAACACCGCCGAGTCGCGCGTGCGCCAGATGCGCGCCGAGCGGGCCAAGCACGCGGAGTGGGACACGGCGCAGGTGGCCCAGCTGCGCACCTACGAGCGGTCGATCGCCGACCTCCGCGCCAGCGTGCAGCAGCAACAGGCCGAGATCACGATGCTGGCGTCCCGCGTGGACTCGCTCTCGCGCGCCAACGTGGTGCTGGCGTTCCGCAACGACTCGATGGGGACGGTGAACCGCGCCATGGCCGCGCACGAGGACTCGGTCTTCGTCGCGATCGGGACGGAACAGGAGCTGCGCGACAAGGGGATCGTCCGCCGCGAGGGGGGGACGAAGTTCTTCTTCGGACGCGGCAAGACGCTGGTCCCGGCGCGCGCGCTCGACCGCTCGGCCTTCCATGTGATGTCGAAGAAGCGCGACGTCGCGATCAACTTCCCGGCCGCCGACAAGGAATACCAGGTGATCTCGCGCCACGACCTGGCCTTCACCGACGCGGCCGCCACCAAGAACCAGCGGGTGCGCGGGGCGCTGCACATCTCGGACCCGGAGCGCTTCTGGGCCCCGTCGCGGTACCTGATCCTGGTCCAGCGCTGACGCGCGGGACCTGACGTCGTTGCGGCTGGCGGCGCTCCCGGAAGGCGTCGCCGGCCGCGCGCGTTTCAGGGGGCGATCCGCCGCGGGACGACCACCAGGAGGAGCGCCGCCGAGAACGCGGCCAGCGCCGCCCCCATGGTGAAGGCGGCCGGCGCCCCCCAC
Protein-coding sequences here:
- a CDS encoding peroxidase, translating into MTERWLTSLITATPQEGFELAITLSRRGVKYTQPDVDVLKKLRPEYANSADALTAASHVIAINFQTVAAANNYWRG
- a CDS encoding molecular chaperone; the protein is MNWIVLVTAGLFEIGWAVGLKYTEGFTRPLPTLATMGSMIVSLGLLGIAMKSLPLGTAYAVWVGVGAVGTAALGIVLFGEPANVMRVVSLGLIVAGIIGLKLATPR